A genomic segment from Desulfurobacterium pacificum encodes:
- a CDS encoding DUF505 domain-containing protein, whose translation MVIRKEHAIALLRVREEERNNAPTCQLFAKSEDSPYLELERMNLLRMVRPLEYSLTYWGRALANIIDEMVEKGLIEHPSKWDDDFRWLGSEVIMMIETAIENDDLPGYLTEKELEKRGFIEERKVEKKGTFKAINQYAKDIYSIFQNAHPRLIIDRELYEYIKKMPSGPAESSELPAGGRFPIMLGAMRLLAFSVPNSDVYSLTTLGQEIKKACETIAPSLETVISEDIMDSLERAVFEGFDAISDEEKEVLFELALIDDEGNPLPAGEHLINAYRIWKERSFKPVKSINVEILDAEILKGIEEVWKHHESDPSVMPTVDEIVHYLFYKPLKEYKHLIQHYGRRLYQDLGYQKKEEIMKKFSEVKTVEELFKSFYEKGNRWYEKMYDIVQESLYTLESFNLVRAEEKEGKKVHYLTDFGKKVLEDMKTRGFREIPATAVKAITITNKEFAAPNIDWYRKGVETQLIGGGEPTVAGKMYAQMAYEIKRLPHVTRFELQVLHKLPERGFFVKDVYEQFDETWQEEIEYALNKLEARGYIDILQNEAIILTEPGKLIKKALSGTPEGFANPITPLAVRVLAALREVGTLYEKERKVRILPKNFEKAVKLSGLDPETFERELVILRASNLVGKNSINEAGLLILEALDKLN comes from the coding sequence ATGGTAATAAGAAAAGAGCACGCAATTGCGCTGCTTAGAGTTAGAGAAGAGGAAAGAAACAACGCACCAACCTGTCAGTTGTTTGCTAAAAGCGAAGACTCTCCTTACCTGGAGCTTGAAAGAATGAACCTTTTAAGAATGGTAAGACCCCTTGAGTATTCTCTTACTTATTGGGGAAGGGCTTTAGCTAACATTATAGATGAAATGGTAGAGAAGGGCTTGATTGAGCATCCTTCAAAGTGGGATGATGATTTTAGATGGCTTGGTTCTGAAGTTATTATGATGATTGAAACAGCAATAGAAAACGATGACCTTCCGGGATATCTCACAGAGAAGGAGCTTGAAAAAAGAGGTTTTATTGAAGAGAGAAAAGTGGAAAAGAAGGGAACGTTTAAGGCTATTAATCAGTATGCTAAAGACATCTATTCTATATTCCAGAATGCTCACCCAAGATTGATAATTGACAGAGAGCTTTACGAATACATCAAGAAAATGCCATCTGGTCCTGCTGAATCTTCAGAACTCCCTGCAGGTGGTAGATTTCCTATTATGCTTGGAGCTATGAGACTGTTGGCGTTTTCTGTTCCTAATTCTGATGTTTACTCTCTAACTACTTTGGGCCAAGAAATTAAAAAGGCTTGTGAAACTATAGCTCCTTCATTAGAAACTGTAATTTCAGAAGACATAATGGATAGCCTTGAAAGAGCGGTTTTTGAAGGGTTCGATGCTATAAGTGATGAAGAAAAAGAGGTTCTCTTTGAACTTGCTTTAATTGATGATGAAGGTAATCCACTGCCGGCTGGAGAGCATTTGATAAATGCTTATCGTATTTGGAAGGAGAGAAGCTTTAAACCTGTTAAGTCTATTAACGTTGAAATTCTTGATGCTGAGATACTTAAGGGTATTGAAGAAGTTTGGAAGCATCATGAATCTGACCCATCTGTGATGCCTACAGTTGATGAAATAGTGCATTACCTCTTTTATAAGCCTTTAAAGGAGTATAAACATCTTATTCAGCATTATGGTAGGAGACTTTATCAAGATTTAGGTTATCAGAAAAAAGAAGAGATTATGAAGAAATTCTCTGAAGTTAAAACGGTAGAAGAACTCTTTAAGAGCTTTTATGAAAAGGGTAACCGTTGGTATGAAAAGATGTATGACATTGTTCAAGAATCACTTTACACTCTTGAATCCTTTAACCTTGTAAGAGCAGAGGAAAAAGAGGGTAAGAAAGTTCATTACCTTACAGATTTTGGAAAGAAAGTTCTTGAAGATATGAAAACACGCGGATTTAGGGAGATACCTGCTACTGCTGTTAAAGCTATTACGATTACGAACAAGGAATTTGCTGCACCAAACATTGACTGGTACAGGAAAGGAGTTGAAACTCAATTAATCGGTGGTGGTGAACCAACTGTTGCAGGTAAGATGTATGCTCAAATGGCTTATGAGATTAAGAGACTTCCTCACGTAACAAGATTTGAACTTCAAGTTCTTCATAAACTTCCTGAGAGAGGATTTTTCGTTAAAGATGTTTATGAACAGTTTGATGAAACCTGGCAGGAAGAGATTGAATACGCTCTCAACAAGTTAGAAGCTCGCGGTTACATTGATATTCTTCAAAACGAAGCAATTATCCTTACAGAGCCAGGAAAACTTATAAAGAAAGCTCTTTCTGGAACACCTGAAGGTTTTGCTAACCCAATTACACCTCTTGCAGTAAGGGTATTAGCAGCTCTGAGAGAAGTTGGAACTCTCTACGAGAAGGAGAGAAAAGTGAGAATACTACCAAAGAACTTTGAAAAAGCTGTTAAGCTTTCTGGTCTTGACCCAGAAACTTTTGAGAGAGAGCTTGTTATTTTAAGAGCATCTAATCTTGTAGGTAAGAATTCAATTAATGAAGCGGGTCTTTTGATTCTTGAAGCTTTAGATAAACTGAACTAA
- a CDS encoding chloride channel protein has product MIKERLNIRKIMLLSVPVGIAAGIFTVLFLKALDFSTHVFLEQLVGYIPPKPSGEGGRLPYLYSPENIYLLPFVTALGGLITGLLIYFLSPESAGIGTDAAIRAFHKGLPLGFKTAILKLVTSAITIGSGGASGREGPMALIGASVGKGIAKLFKLSPKEQNILLAAGLGAGIGAVFRAPFAGGILSAEVFYKEDFEVEALIPGFLASIIAYIVAGSFIGFQTLFNISLHKLTFSQEIIAGYVILGIVSAVVAKLLINIFYKVEDYFKNIKVPDYIKPAIGGFVVGICGIITPLAIGNGYGWIQMLMNDNMSFFSPFKLFISIFLVILALSFTLGSGGSGGVFGPSLVIGGITGAWLSTFFNSILGAKVFQISSMTMVGMISVFTAAASAPLSTIVLVAEMTRGYDLLPLAIISIVVAYVLAGNEKTIFKSQVKSRLQSPVHQDELKVHLLEIAKVKDVMTKNVITISPEEPAIKAREIMAEKFIAGLPVVVNGVVVGIVTTSDILKLNPEELEHVKVREIMTPQPNCVLPDWTLLETLQLFISRGYGRAPVVKDFESMKLVGIISRSDISRYMIKRSIVE; this is encoded by the coding sequence ATGATAAAAGAACGACTGAATATACGAAAAATAATGCTTCTCTCTGTTCCTGTAGGCATAGCTGCAGGAATATTTACAGTTTTGTTTCTAAAAGCTTTAGATTTCTCTACCCACGTATTTCTTGAACAACTTGTAGGATATATTCCCCCGAAACCTTCGGGTGAAGGAGGTAGATTACCCTATCTGTACTCTCCTGAAAACATCTATTTACTTCCGTTTGTGACAGCGTTAGGAGGACTTATCACAGGACTTTTAATATATTTCCTATCTCCAGAATCAGCAGGAATAGGTACTGATGCAGCGATTAGAGCTTTTCATAAAGGACTACCATTAGGATTTAAAACAGCAATTCTAAAACTCGTAACATCAGCAATAACAATAGGTTCTGGAGGGGCTTCCGGAAGAGAAGGACCTATGGCTTTAATTGGAGCAAGTGTAGGAAAAGGAATAGCTAAGCTGTTCAAACTCAGTCCAAAAGAGCAAAATATACTTTTAGCTGCCGGACTGGGAGCTGGAATAGGTGCCGTATTTAGAGCACCTTTTGCTGGAGGTATATTAAGCGCCGAAGTATTTTACAAAGAAGATTTTGAAGTAGAAGCGCTTATTCCTGGTTTTTTAGCCTCAATCATCGCTTATATAGTAGCAGGTAGTTTTATAGGCTTTCAAACTCTGTTTAACATATCACTACATAAACTCACGTTCTCACAAGAAATCATAGCCGGATACGTCATATTAGGTATAGTATCTGCCGTTGTAGCAAAACTATTAATAAACATTTTTTATAAGGTAGAGGACTATTTTAAAAACATAAAAGTCCCTGATTACATTAAGCCAGCAATTGGAGGATTTGTTGTAGGTATATGCGGAATAATAACGCCTTTAGCTATAGGCAACGGCTACGGTTGGATTCAAATGTTAATGAACGACAATATGTCATTCTTTTCCCCTTTTAAACTTTTTATAAGCATATTCTTGGTAATTTTAGCTCTGTCTTTCACATTAGGTTCTGGAGGTTCCGGAGGAGTATTTGGACCTTCATTAGTTATTGGAGGTATCACAGGAGCGTGGCTTTCTACATTTTTCAATAGCATATTAGGAGCAAAAGTATTTCAGATATCCTCTATGACTATGGTAGGAATGATATCCGTTTTTACTGCTGCTGCCAGTGCCCCTTTGTCAACAATTGTTTTAGTTGCAGAAATGACAAGAGGTTACGACCTATTACCTTTAGCCATAATCTCAATAGTAGTAGCTTACGTTTTAGCAGGAAATGAAAAAACGATATTTAAATCTCAAGTAAAATCACGCCTTCAATCCCCTGTACACCAGGATGAACTTAAGGTTCACCTTCTTGAAATTGCCAAAGTTAAAGATGTAATGACAAAAAATGTAATAACAATTTCTCCTGAAGAACCTGCTATAAAAGCAAGAGAAATAATGGCAGAAAAGTTTATAGCCGGGTTACCTGTTGTTGTAAATGGTGTTGTAGTCGGTATTGTAACAACATCCGATATCCTAAAGTTAAACCCAGAGGAATTAGAACACGTTAAAGTCAGAGAGATAATGACTCCACAACCTAATTGTGTTTTACCTGATTGGACTCTTTTAGAAACTTTACAGCTTTTTATATCCAGAGGATACGGAAGAGCCCCCGTTGTTAAAGACTTTGAATCCATGAAACTTGTAGGTATCATTTCAAGGTCAGATATTAGTAGATATATGATAAAAAGGTCAATTGTAGAATGA
- the mutL gene encoding DNA mismatch repair endonuclease MutL → MKVAIKDTRNFSVSDDGIGIPFKDLPLTVERFTTSKIEKKEDILKLKTYGFRGEALYAIASVSKLTIKSKYQKENLGGKLHVCANTILEYKPVPFSQGTKVTVEDLFFNTPVRKKSIQRKEKSNMVAIVKTLALANPNVTFQINEKTLPASSIHERIKQISGIDYFSEVRGDNFHIFFNKRNDDEKRKITLTFVNKRPVEIPEIKQLMEELNIGNYILFLTVPPEEIDVNVTPLKDKVFINNKKIFETIKEQLKPNVTLPTIAFVKEEKVEYKTEKIKLLGTDGTVIIGYDNEYYYFFDQHLIHERVNYEELIKKLKSGEISTVKLTQNLKLPYDKNLADKLKNIGVEFSVKDKQLIVTGIPEILNIEDINEIISGKSPESIASIACKKAIKSGHFPISTSQVEELFEKYLQCEEKEVCPHGRPIYTRIRRKKILKNLGR, encoded by the coding sequence ATAAAGGTAGCAATAAAAGATACACGTAATTTTTCTGTTTCAGACGATGGGATAGGAATCCCGTTTAAAGATTTACCTTTAACCGTTGAAAGATTTACAACAAGCAAAATAGAAAAAAAGGAAGACATCCTTAAACTTAAAACTTACGGTTTTAGAGGTGAAGCCCTTTATGCAATTGCTTCAGTATCAAAATTGACCATAAAAAGCAAATACCAGAAGGAAAACTTAGGAGGAAAACTTCACGTATGTGCCAATACCATATTAGAATATAAACCTGTACCATTTTCTCAAGGAACTAAAGTAACTGTAGAAGACCTGTTTTTTAATACTCCTGTCAGGAAAAAGAGCATTCAAAGAAAAGAAAAAAGCAATATGGTTGCTATAGTAAAGACATTAGCTTTGGCAAATCCTAATGTAACTTTCCAGATAAATGAAAAAACCCTTCCAGCCTCATCCATTCACGAAAGAATCAAGCAAATAAGCGGAATTGATTACTTCTCTGAAGTTAGAGGAGATAACTTTCACATCTTTTTTAACAAAAGAAACGATGACGAAAAAAGAAAGATTACCTTAACGTTTGTCAACAAAAGACCGGTAGAAATCCCTGAAATAAAACAACTTATGGAAGAATTAAATATTGGAAACTACATATTATTCCTAACAGTACCGCCAGAAGAAATTGATGTAAATGTGACACCTCTAAAAGATAAAGTATTCATAAACAATAAAAAGATTTTTGAGACTATAAAAGAACAACTAAAGCCAAACGTTACACTTCCTACAATAGCTTTCGTAAAGGAAGAAAAAGTTGAATATAAAACTGAAAAAATCAAACTTTTAGGTACGGATGGAACGGTAATTATTGGCTACGACAACGAATATTACTACTTTTTTGACCAACACCTTATACATGAAAGGGTCAACTATGAAGAACTTATTAAGAAGCTAAAAAGTGGCGAAATTTCTACCGTGAAGTTAACACAGAATCTCAAACTTCCCTATGATAAGAATTTAGCCGACAAACTGAAAAATATAGGAGTAGAGTTCTCTGTAAAAGATAAACAGTTAATAGTTACAGGTATTCCAGAGATATTGAACATAGAGGATATAAACGAGATTATCTCAGGCAAAAGCCCCGAGAGTATTGCCTCTATAGCCTGTAAAAAAGCCATAAAGAGTGGACATTTTCCTATAAGTACGTCTCAGGTAGAAGAGCTGTTTGAAAAATATCTACAATGTGAAGAGAAAGAAGTCTGCCCCCATGGAAGACCCATATATACCAGGATAAGACGGAAAAAAATCCTCAAAAATTTAGGAAGGTAA
- a CDS encoding zinc metalloprotease HtpX has translation MNWNTIKTTLLLGLLTGILIAFGKILGGNVGMVIALFMAAIMNFGSWYFSDKIVLSMYGVKLLSEEEAPLLHSIVEKLAKNAGIPKPKVGIAPMNVPNAFATGRNPEHGVVVVTPTIVELLDEDELEGVLAHEIAHIKNRDTLIQAVAATIAGAITTLANMAQWFFLFGGARDEEDNGGWAEVIGIILMVILAPIAAALIQMAISRAREYKADETGGIISGKPEALASALKKLEEYAHRIPPEIAKQEVNPATSHLFIVNPLKGDAIAALFSTHPPTEDRIRRLLELAKKLFGKIRETLWRW, from the coding sequence ATGAACTGGAACACAATTAAAACCACTTTACTTTTAGGACTTCTAACAGGAATACTTATCGCATTTGGAAAGATTTTAGGCGGTAACGTTGGTATGGTAATTGCCCTATTTATGGCTGCCATAATGAACTTCGGAAGCTGGTACTTTTCCGACAAAATCGTTCTTTCTATGTACGGAGTTAAACTCCTTTCAGAAGAGGAAGCACCGTTATTGCATTCAATTGTAGAAAAATTAGCAAAGAACGCCGGCATTCCTAAACCAAAGGTAGGAATAGCACCAATGAACGTTCCCAACGCTTTTGCAACAGGTAGAAATCCAGAACACGGAGTAGTAGTTGTAACTCCAACTATTGTAGAACTGTTAGACGAAGACGAACTTGAAGGAGTTTTAGCACACGAAATTGCTCACATTAAGAATAGAGACACCCTAATTCAAGCTGTAGCAGCAACAATAGCCGGTGCGATAACCACTCTTGCAAACATGGCACAGTGGTTTTTCCTGTTCGGCGGTGCAAGAGATGAAGAAGATAACGGCGGATGGGCAGAAGTGATTGGAATAATTCTTATGGTCATTTTAGCGCCAATAGCAGCAGCTTTAATACAAATGGCTATTTCAAGAGCAAGAGAGTATAAAGCTGATGAAACGGGAGGAATTATCTCCGGAAAGCCAGAAGCTTTAGCGAGCGCCCTTAAAAAACTTGAAGAATATGCCCATAGAATACCGCCAGAAATAGCAAAACAGGAAGTAAATCCAGCTACAAGCCACCTGTTTATAGTTAACCCACTAAAAGGTGATGCAATCGCTGCTTTATTCTCTACTCACCCACCAACAGAAGATAGAATTAGAAGACTTTTAGAGCTTGCTAAAAAACTCTTTGGTAAAATCAGGGAAACCCTATGGAGATGGTAA
- a CDS encoding chloride channel protein — protein sequence MREKGKLFWEYVKGCAITNLIHRFDLSTISTFFGRWIPFAFAVGIVTGSIASFMDVVILKLNSILVQNVPLLLLYPLLVSIIVGYALKVDPVIGGPGIGYAIIHLKTRYYVPVKTVLLKLLTATLVLSGGFIAGREGPSFFIGVALGEWFGRSYGLGKKYKSLLGLIGGGAFTGALLKAPLGSAIFAMELEEMYNFDYRPFVPMIIASIVSYLTFSFFRGESAFIHLTKSPEWTLNTIPYIVVMGLLISLIIYVYTFLFHTATCSSKFFDHKIRPLIGTSLALPLLALLFLVTKDTDFLSAPAHMGIVSKLAQVPLGVGTDIFIVICVLLVTSLTLSFGIPGGLVLPNLLIGAAVGNMFGHMFPDQIVTFTLAGMGAALAAGAKTPLAAIVMITEMTHADVVIPMTAAIITSYTTSFGFSLYLGQEMKLKPMTGKDGRSDKK from the coding sequence TTGAGGGAAAAGGGCAAGCTGTTTTGGGAATACGTTAAAGGATGTGCGATAACAAATCTTATTCATAGATTTGACCTATCAACAATTTCCACCTTCTTCGGAAGGTGGATTCCTTTTGCATTTGCAGTAGGTATTGTTACAGGCAGTATAGCTTCTTTTATGGATGTAGTAATTTTAAAGCTTAACTCTATTCTAGTTCAAAACGTTCCTCTGCTACTTCTTTACCCTTTATTAGTCTCTATCATAGTAGGTTACGCCTTAAAAGTTGACCCAGTAATAGGCGGGCCGGGAATCGGTTACGCAATAATCCACTTAAAAACCAGATACTACGTTCCTGTAAAAACCGTTCTTTTAAAGCTTTTGACGGCAACTTTGGTTCTATCGGGAGGATTTATAGCTGGAAGAGAAGGTCCTTCGTTTTTTATTGGCGTTGCTTTGGGTGAATGGTTCGGGCGTTCCTACGGTTTAGGGAAAAAGTATAAGTCGCTTTTAGGATTGATAGGCGGTGGAGCTTTTACAGGAGCATTACTTAAAGCACCTTTAGGAAGTGCCATATTTGCCATGGAATTAGAAGAAATGTACAATTTTGATTATAGACCTTTCGTTCCTATGATTATCGCTTCAATAGTAAGTTATCTAACTTTTTCATTTTTTAGAGGTGAAAGTGCTTTTATTCATTTAACAAAAAGCCCTGAATGGACTCTCAATACCATCCCTTACATCGTTGTTATGGGACTTCTAATCAGCTTAATTATTTACGTTTATACATTCCTATTTCATACTGCTACCTGCTCATCAAAGTTTTTTGACCACAAAATCCGCCCCCTCATCGGCACCTCTTTGGCTCTTCCCCTATTGGCACTACTTTTTCTCGTTACAAAAGATACCGATTTCCTATCAGCTCCTGCTCACATGGGAATCGTTTCAAAGTTAGCGCAAGTTCCGTTAGGCGTCGGGACGGATATCTTTATAGTTATCTGCGTTCTGCTGGTAACAAGTTTAACGCTGTCTTTCGGCATTCCAGGTGGTTTGGTTCTGCCGAACCTTTTAATCGGCGCAGCAGTTGGCAACATGTTTGGTCACATGTTTCCAGACCAGATAGTCACATTTACGCTTGCAGGGATGGGAGCAGCTTTAGCGGCAGGTGCTAAAACGCCGTTAGCAGCGATAGTCATGATAACCGAAATGACCCACGCAGACGTTGTAATTCCGATGACAGCAGCTATAATCACGAGCTACACTACAAGTTTTGGTTTCAGCCTCTACTTAGGACAAGAAATGAAACTTAAACCGATGACGGGAAAAGATGGAAGAAGTGATAAAAAATAA
- the coaBC gene encoding bifunctional phosphopantothenoylcysteine decarboxylase/phosphopantothenate--cysteine ligase CoaBC, giving the protein MEEVIKNKKILLAVTGSIAAYKSVEILRLLQKKGAEVRVAMTPSAAKFVAPLTFEALTGYPVFLENVPERECEIRHTTLSAWADLLLIAPATANTIAKIACGIADTSVTELALCCQKGIICPAMNVRMFENPVTQENLKKLKSLDWDIVEPKSGYLACREEGKGRLADVEDIVDAVSYYFMPKTLKGKKVVVTAGATREYIDPVRFISNPSSGKMGFALAKASKGFGADVVLITGKTHLKTPYGVKRIDVETVEEMHNAVMKEVKDADIYISSAAIGDFKPARRSTEKIKKTKDRLTLELVRTQDILKAVGESKREGQLVIGFAAETENEIKNAKEKMKRKNLDGIVVNNVKKGIFGSDETEVTFLFKGKEKKISGSKEKVALEIIKEIAG; this is encoded by the coding sequence ATGGAAGAAGTGATAAAAAATAAAAAAATCCTTTTAGCAGTTACAGGAAGCATTGCTGCCTATAAGTCTGTTGAAATACTCCGCCTGCTTCAAAAGAAAGGTGCAGAAGTTAGAGTTGCGATGACGCCGTCGGCTGCAAAGTTCGTTGCCCCACTGACTTTTGAAGCGCTCACAGGATACCCCGTCTTTTTAGAAAACGTTCCGGAAAGGGAATGCGAAATAAGGCACACAACGCTTTCTGCATGGGCAGACCTTCTTTTAATAGCACCTGCAACGGCAAACACGATAGCAAAAATAGCCTGCGGTATTGCAGACACTTCCGTCACAGAGTTAGCTCTGTGCTGCCAGAAGGGAATTATCTGCCCGGCAATGAACGTAAGGATGTTTGAAAACCCCGTTACTCAGGAAAACCTAAAAAAACTTAAAAGTTTAGACTGGGATATTGTTGAACCAAAAAGCGGTTACCTGGCGTGCAGAGAAGAAGGCAAAGGCAGGCTTGCCGACGTTGAAGACATAGTTGACGCAGTCAGCTACTATTTTATGCCCAAAACTTTAAAAGGTAAAAAGGTAGTAGTAACGGCAGGCGCAACAAGGGAATACATTGACCCGGTTCGCTTTATTTCAAACCCTTCTAGCGGAAAAATGGGATTTGCTTTAGCAAAAGCATCCAAAGGCTTTGGTGCGGACGTCGTGTTAATAACTGGAAAAACGCACCTGAAAACCCCATACGGCGTTAAAAGGATAGACGTTGAAACCGTTGAAGAGATGCACAACGCCGTAATGAAAGAGGTAAAAGACGCCGATATTTACATATCTTCTGCCGCAATTGGAGATTTTAAACCGGCACGCCGCAGCACTGAAAAGATAAAGAAAACCAAAGACAGGCTGACGCTTGAACTGGTAAGAACGCAGGATATCTTAAAAGCCGTAGGTGAAAGTAAAAGAGAAGGTCAGTTAGTTATCGGGTTTGCGGCGGAAACGGAAAACGAGATAAAAAACGCTAAAGAAAAGATGAAAAGGAAAAACTTAGACGGAATAGTGGTAAACAACGTGAAGAAAGGTATTTTCGGCTCTGACGAGACGGAAGTTACCTTTTTATTTAAAGGGAAAGAAAAGAAGATTTCCGGTTCAAAAGAGAAAGTTGCACTTGAAATCATTAAAGAAATTGCAGGTTAA
- the ftsY gene encoding signal recognition particle-docking protein FtsY, with translation MFGFFKKKPSLKEELSKNPHQPHKWIKLAEESEKEAPQALINALLYSNGELIDTVAKKIKNLALFRKVEPLIPEVEKSLGKDYASFLQGLVEEYKRNYQKARNLYDVARNSQNKTLSFLSNYYIAMLYLKEGLLDLAYKTIKEIEAEAPETYKLELSVKKRELEEQLGISGSKILKSFKEGLKKTRDALGLSDFAGRQVDESLFEELEERLILADVGVSTTLKLIEELRKEAKKKKIKTSDELLEIMKEKLKAILKNCKGELNLTEKPSVILVLGVNGVGKTTTIGKLAKQLKDSGLSVVLAAADTFRAAAIEQLEVWAERAGARIVKGQEGTDPAAVVFDAIQSIKAKGEDVLIVDTAGRLHNKQNLMKEIHKIKKVIAREFPGQPAEILLVLDANTGQNAISQAKTFKEITDVTGIALTKLDGTAKGGIVIAICNELKIPIKFVGIGEKIEDLRKFDPNEFVESLFEMGEGEE, from the coding sequence ATGTTTGGATTTTTCAAAAAGAAACCCTCTTTAAAAGAAGAACTGTCAAAAAATCCCCACCAACCCCACAAGTGGATAAAATTAGCCGAAGAAAGCGAAAAAGAAGCCCCGCAGGCTTTAATAAACGCTCTTCTTTACAGCAACGGCGAACTAATAGACACGGTAGCGAAAAAGATTAAAAACTTAGCTCTTTTCAGAAAAGTTGAACCGCTCATACCAGAAGTAGAAAAATCTTTAGGAAAAGACTACGCATCGTTCCTTCAAGGCTTAGTAGAAGAATACAAAAGAAACTACCAGAAGGCGAGGAACCTTTACGACGTTGCCAGAAACAGTCAGAACAAAACGTTATCATTCCTTTCAAACTACTACATCGCGATGCTCTACCTCAAAGAAGGTCTTTTAGACCTTGCCTACAAAACGATTAAAGAGATTGAAGCAGAAGCGCCGGAAACTTACAAGTTAGAACTCAGCGTCAAGAAAAGGGAATTGGAAGAACAGTTAGGCATAAGCGGCTCAAAAATTCTAAAGTCCTTTAAAGAAGGATTAAAGAAAACGCGAGACGCTTTAGGCTTATCAGACTTTGCAGGCAGACAGGTTGATGAAAGCCTTTTTGAAGAGTTAGAAGAAAGGCTCATTCTTGCAGACGTCGGCGTTTCAACAACGCTGAAGCTGATTGAAGAGTTAAGAAAAGAAGCGAAAAAGAAAAAGATTAAAACTTCTGACGAACTACTTGAAATAATGAAAGAAAAGCTCAAAGCTATCCTCAAAAACTGCAAGGGAGAGCTGAACTTAACTGAAAAACCTTCAGTAATTTTAGTTTTAGGCGTTAACGGCGTTGGAAAAACAACGACAATTGGGAAGTTGGCAAAACAGCTAAAAGACAGCGGGCTTTCCGTCGTTTTAGCGGCAGCGGATACATTTAGAGCAGCGGCGATAGAACAGCTTGAAGTGTGGGCTGAAAGGGCAGGAGCAAGAATAGTAAAGGGACAGGAAGGAACCGACCCGGCAGCAGTAGTATTTGACGCAATTCAGAGTATAAAAGCAAAGGGAGAAGACGTTTTAATAGTTGACACGGCTGGAAGGCTTCACAACAAGCAGAACCTTATGAAAGAGATACACAAGATAAAGAAAGTAATTGCGAGAGAGTTCCCCGGACAGCCTGCAGAAATACTTTTAGTTCTTGACGCAAACACGGGACAGAACGCCATATCTCAGGCGAAAACCTTTAAAGAGATAACAGACGTTACAGGCATAGCTCTTACCAAGTTAGACGGAACTGCAAAGGGTGGAATAGTAATCGCCATCTGCAACGAACTGAAAATCCCGATAAAGTTTGTGGGAATAGGCGAAAAGATTGAAGACCTCAGAAAGTTTGACCCGAACGAGTTCGTTGAAAGCCTTTTTGAAATGGGAGAAGGCGAAGAATGA